In the Populus trichocarpa isolate Nisqually-1 chromosome 1, P.trichocarpa_v4.1, whole genome shotgun sequence genome, one interval contains:
- the LOC18094132 gene encoding uncharacterized protein LOC18094132 → MVLWEITLGTAYFLGLKRAYKLASRIQLRVISPKYPRIRQFVQRRTRAIFDVALKVHLNVQQRDIEVGRNLGNRILRWLHQMKPSAQIHGPSPEKPTNGASSNMSVTNQVTNTSHLKASGIGQTSRCQESYRHLFTSARSTWSKPFPSIAMMMRPSRPAGIFTQYRHLSIQGPEMSRPNSIGGGCGFQGVFRKDMMQYILQN, encoded by the exons ATGGTGCTATGGGAGATCACATTGGGAACTGcgtattttttgggtttgaaacgGGCTTACAAATTGGCTTCAAGGATTCAACTTAGGGTTATAAGCCCCAAGTACCCTAGGATTCGTCAGTTTGTTCAGAG ACGAACACGTGCTATTTTTGATGTTGCTCTGAAGGTTCACCTGAATGTACAGCAAAGAGACATAGAGGTTGGTCGAAATCTTGGTAACAGGATTCTGAGGTGGCTGCACCAAATGAAACCTTCCGCTCAGATTCATGGTCCCTCACCTGAGAAACCCACAAATGGTGCTAGCTCAAATATGAGTGTTACAAACCAGGTAACCAACACTTCCCACCTGAAAGCTTCGGGCATTGGCCAGACGTCTAGATGCCAAGAATCTTATAGGCACCTTTTCACCTCAGCAAGGAGTACGTGGTCAAAACCATTTCCTTCCATTGCAATGATGATGCGACCATCAAGACCTGCTGGGATTTTTACACAGTACAGGCACTTGAGCATCCAGGGCCCTGAAATGTCAAGGCCAAACAGTATTGGTGGTGGATGTGGGTTTCAGGGGGTTTTCCGGAAGGACATGATGCAGTATATACTGCAAAACTAA
- the LOC18094131 gene encoding dolichol-phosphate mannose synthase subunit 2: MELADRAVGFLLSLTSISIFTYYTFWVIILPFVDSDHFVHQYFLPQEYAILVPVFAGMVLLCFLCVFVGFVMLKSKKKKA; this comes from the exons ATGGAGTTGGCAGACAGAGCAGTAGGgtttttgttatctttaacCAGTATATCTATCTTCACTTATTATACTTTCTGGGTTATCATTTTG CCATTTGTAGACAGTGATCACTTTGTCCACCAGTATTTCCTTCCACAAGAATACGCCATACTTGTACCTGTATTTGCTGGCATGGTGCTTCTCTGCTTCTTATGCGTGTTTGTTGGATTTGTGATGCTTAAAtccaaaaagaagaaagcataA
- the LOC18094130 gene encoding probable calcium-binding protein CML11, whose protein sequence is MSNKKPAVKLDDEQIAELREIFRSFDRNNDGSLTQLELGSLLRSLGLKPRPDQLETLIQKADTNSNGLIEFSEFVALVAPELLPEKSPYSEEQLKHLFKMFDRDGNGFITAAELAHSMAKLGHALTAEELTGMIKEADTDGDGRISFEEFSQAITSAAFDNSWV, encoded by the coding sequence ATGAGCAACAAGAAACCAGCTGTGAAGCTAGATGATGAGCAAATCGCCGAGCTACGTGAGATATTTCGTTCTTTTGATAGAAACAATGATGGAAGCTTAACGCAGCTTGAGTTAGGCTCACTCTTGCGGTCCTTGGGACTAAAACCTCGTCCAGATCAGCTTGAAACCTTAATTCAGAAGGCAGATACAAACAGCAACGGTTTAATTGAATTCTCAGAGTTTGTGGCTCTGGTAGCACCAGAGCTGCTTCCGGAGAAGTCACCATATAGTGAGGAGCAGCTAAAGCATCTGTTCAAGATGTTTGATCGAGATGGTAATGGATTTATTACAGCAGCCGAGTTGGCGCATTCGATGGCAAAACTAGGGCATGCCCTTACCGCAGAGGAGTTGACAGGAATGATCAAGGAGGCAGACACGGATGGGGATGGAAGAATAAGTTTCGAGGAGTTTTCGCAGGCAATCACATCAGCTGCTTTTGATAATTCTTGGGTTTGA